A single region of the Duganella sp. BuS-21 genome encodes:
- a CDS encoding MbcA/ParS/Xre antitoxin family protein, which produces MATVKMTPQAVETVPVFNRNFEDFLDFLNAEASPSISPKRFSLVFRVDMQTLAAQARVHRNTLSRAPDTESVQSYLRESLRVMRAATDVSDSIEKAIFWFKNNPLPAFDYKTPQNLVSEKRTEALIRYLQSLRAGYTG; this is translated from the coding sequence ATGGCTACCGTAAAAATGACGCCCCAGGCAGTGGAGACCGTTCCTGTCTTCAATCGCAACTTCGAAGACTTCTTGGATTTCCTGAATGCAGAGGCTAGTCCGTCGATTTCCCCCAAACGATTCAGTCTCGTTTTCAGGGTTGATATGCAAACGTTGGCTGCGCAGGCTCGGGTTCACAGAAATACCCTCAGCCGGGCGCCGGATACCGAGTCCGTCCAATCGTACTTGCGAGAATCGCTGCGCGTCATGCGCGCGGCAACCGATGTATCTGACAGCATCGAGAAAGCGATCTTCTGGTTTAAGAACAACCCACTACCTGCATTCGACTACAAGACACCACAGAACCTCGTTTCAGAAAAGCGCACGGAAGCCCTTATTAGGTACCTCCAGTCGCTCCGAGCAGGATACACAGGATGA
- a CDS encoding RES family NAD+ phosphorylase codes for MIVIALDSAAYRVHQPKWAISPTSGAGAGAHGGRANRPGVNALYLSLKLETALAEYQQLDTLLPPGLMVSYSININAIADFRGGYTGDWDPIWEDFYCDWRKAHFNQGIEPPSWVIGDQVLAAGVKGILFNSAITGDANLVIYTDTLTDTDSIKVYDPNNALPKNQQSWE; via the coding sequence ATGATTGTCATCGCTCTCGACTCGGCGGCCTACAGGGTCCATCAGCCGAAATGGGCGATATCCCCAACCTCGGGGGCCGGTGCCGGTGCCCATGGCGGACGCGCCAATCGACCTGGCGTCAATGCGCTTTATTTATCATTGAAATTGGAGACCGCTCTGGCCGAGTATCAGCAGCTCGATACACTGTTACCGCCAGGGCTCATGGTCAGCTATAGCATCAACATCAACGCGATTGCGGACTTCCGTGGCGGCTACACCGGCGACTGGGACCCGATTTGGGAGGATTTTTACTGCGATTGGCGGAAGGCGCACTTTAACCAAGGCATTGAGCCGCCGTCCTGGGTCATCGGCGATCAGGTTTTAGCAGCGGGCGTGAAAGGCATCCTGTTCAACTCCGCGATCACAGGTGACGCGAACCTGGTCATTTACACCGATACGCTCACTGACACTGACAGCATCAAGGTATATGATCCAAACAATGCGCTACCCAAGAATCAACAATCTTGGGAATAA